In Sphingobacteriaceae bacterium, the following are encoded in one genomic region:
- the rpsK gene encoding 30S ribosomal protein S11 — translation MAKQQASASAAKNASRKRTVKVEASGEAHINATFNNIIISLTNLSGQVIAWSSAGKMGFRGSKKNTPYAAQMAAQDCGKTAFEAGLRKVKVYVKGPGAGRESAIRTIAAAGIEVSEIMDITPIPHNGCRPPKRRRV, via the coding sequence ATGGCTAAACAACAAGCATCGGCTTCAGCAGCTAAAAACGCTTCACGTAAAAGAACAGTGAAAGTTGAAGCGAGCGGAGAAGCGCATATTAATGCAACGTTTAACAACATCATCATTTCATTAACCAATTTGTCTGGTCAGGTTATTGCCTGGAGTAGCGCGGGTAAAATGGGATTCAGGGGTTCAAAAAAGAATACACCTTATGCTGCACAAATGGCGGCTCAAGATTGTGGCAAAACTGCATTTGAGGCCGGTTTACGTAAAGTAAAGGTTTATGTTAAAGGACCAGGTGCGGGAAGAGAAAGTGCTATTCGTACTATTGCTGCTGCCGGTATTGAAGTGTCGGAAATTATGGATATTACTCCAATTCCTCACAACGGTTGTCGCCCTCCTAAACGTAGAAGAGTATAA
- the rpsM gene encoding 30S ribosomal protein S13: MARIAGIDLPKNKRGIIGLTYIYGIGPSRAAKILATCEINADKKVSEWTDDEQNAIRNYINNGFKVEGALRSEVQLNIKRLTDINSYRGIRHRNGLPVRGQRSKTNARTRKGRRKTIANKKMVTK; the protein is encoded by the coding sequence ATGGCACGTATAGCCGGTATTGATTTACCAAAAAACAAAAGAGGAATAATTGGCTTAACTTACATTTACGGTATTGGTCCTAGCAGAGCTGCAAAAATTTTGGCTACCTGCGAAATTAATGCCGATAAAAAAGTAAGCGAGTGGACAGATGATGAGCAAAACGCGATTCGTAATTATATTAACAATGGTTTTAAAGTTGAAGGGGCTTTACGTTCTGAAGTTCAGTTAAACATTAAACGTTTAACGGATATAAACAGCTACCGTGGTATTCGTCATCGTAATGGTTTACCGGTAAGAGGTCAAAGAAGCAAAACGAATGCACGTACTCGTAAGGGACGTCGTAAGACTATTGCTAACAAAAAAATGGTTACTAAATAA
- the rpmJ gene encoding 50S ribosomal protein L36, whose product MKVRASIKKRSVDCKIVRRKGKLYVICKKTPKFKQRQK is encoded by the coding sequence ATGAAAGTAAGAGCATCCATAAAGAAAAGAAGCGTTGATTGCAAAATCGTTCGCAGAAAAGGAAAACTATATGTGATCTGTAAAAAGACACCTAAGTTTAAACAAAGACAAAAATAA
- the infA gene encoding translation initiation factor IF-1 — translation MAKQANIEIDGTIAEALSNAMFRVELENGHMVTAHISGKMRMHYIKILPGDKVRLEMSPYDLTKARITFRYK, via the coding sequence ATGGCAAAACAAGCGAACATAGAGATTGATGGAACAATTGCAGAAGCGCTGAGTAATGCCATGTTTAGAGTTGAATTGGAAAATGGTCATATGGTTACTGCACATATTTCAGGTAAAATGAGAATGCACTATATTAAAATTTTACCCGGCGATAAAGTAAGATTGGAAATGAGTCCGTATGATTTAACAAAAGCTAGAATAACGTTCAGATATAAATAA